A window of Phaseolus vulgaris cultivar G19833 chromosome 4, P. vulgaris v2.0, whole genome shotgun sequence genomic DNA:
GTTTGAATCTGAGCAATGGGATTGGTCCACACCCATGAGCCTTCCCATGTGTCCAGCTTCACATGAACCTTTCCAAGCACCAATATGCTTGTTAAAACTCCCATTTCTGGCTGTTGTCCTGCTTTCTCCAGATAAATCTGCAACCCCACAGAAATAAATATCAAACATGTAGCAGTAAAGAAGgaggagaagaagaaaatgacATGCATTTAAATTCATAGGGAGACTTATACAGTGGTCCCAATACTTTGATAATTCCTGTGAATGAACCTATAATTAGAGTCATACAATTTACATCATCTCATAGAGTAAACATTTTGTGATACAAATAAGTTGTTgcaatttaaaaagttaaaatcttCCATGGTTTGGGATCTTTACATGGAAGAGAAAATCATACCCATTAGAGCACCAAAGGCTTGGAGATTCTGAACAGGACAGGGGTTGTGAAAAGGCAGAGGAGTTGGTTTGGCTGAAGAGGGAGTGAAGGAGAGGTTAGTTCCTGTTGAGGCAGATTCATCAATGATGGTGCTGGAAATGGTTGATTCACTGCTTCCATTCATTGGCAAGGTCAAGTCCAAATCCTTTGGTGGCAGGATCTGAAATGTGGGCTTTCTCCTTTTGTAGACACATGACTTCTCCCTTTGCCTCCTAGCCATGATCACATGCCAATGGTTCTTCACTGCATTATCTGTCCTACCTGGGAAGAGTCTAGAAATCATGGCCCATTTGTTACCATACACTTTGTGAGCATTCAAGAGTCTCTCCTCTTCTTCCTCACTGAAAGCCTTTCTGTTAATTCTTGGATCTAGCTGGTTAAACCACCTCAATCTACAACTTTTCCCTGCAATACCATTCAAAGTCAAAAAACAAACAACCTTGAGGAAACATTTCTCAAAAATCAACACTGAAAAAAAGAGTACAAAGAATCTTATTCTCAAATCAAGATTtttaaacaatcttttccatACAATAAAACTCtactaaaaaaaacatatctGGTTTCACTAAAAACAATGTCATTTACCTGATCTTCCTGGAAGATGTTCTGCTATTGAGTTCCAATTTTGAGCTCCAAATTGTGCAACAAGCTCTTTAAGTTTGACATCTTCAGCTGGTCTCCAATGTCCTCTGGCACAAAGTTTAGTGTGTCTAATTTTTCCTGTAGCAGAATAACTATCAGCTTCAAGCTCTTCACCAGGCTTCAAAGACAAGCTCATGGCTTCAACCCCAAAAGATGCTTCTCCCTCCTGGGAGGCATGGATCACAGAAGGGTTCAAAATCTGAAAGGGTATATCAGAACTTTCAGATTTCTTGCCTTCAACATGACCCATCACCCCTAAAATGTTGAAAGAGTGGAGACCAATAACAGTAACAGGAGGTGAAGGAAAAACATTCATTTCAGCACTGAACCCACAACCACCATTCCTGAAGTGTAATGAGTCACTCATTGAAACTGAAGATGCAGGAAAGCTGAAAGGGTCTAACTTTCACAATGCTGAGTGAAGAAAAGCATTAAAAGACAGTTTAGTTAGGTGAAAAAGGGTTATAAAGAAGCACACAAAAACATCATACGGCAAAGAGATTCAAGGCTATTATGAATTCCCACTCTCAGCCTGCCATTGATGAGTCAcacaagagagagagagagaggagaaaAATGGTGGTCAGCATGAAGACACAGGAACCAGAAGAAAAAGGACAAGGCTTTAAAGAAGAGTTGAAGCAAATTAaaaatcagaattttttttgttttactcTTTGATTTTTAGTTGTTGAAAGTTCAaggtttatttttctcttttctgtGAAAATAAGATTAGTGGGGTCCACTGTTTTCAGTTTCTCACTCATTCTAAGGAAAGatgaaaaacattaaataaagatGAGTGAATGTGTGCATGCAATTTCATATCAGTTCGTGTGGTCTGTCACTGTCACACTGAGGTTGCACGTTTTTTCCTTTTCCCAAGTTGCTTGGTAagactttttaattttattttttacattttttaaaatttagacttcaccaactcattAAATTCATTTCTGGCTTATTTTTGTGTCTATATTTAATAATGAGTAAGTTTGAGttttataaaatgttaatttttaagTTGCCAAAATCAAATAACTTTTGTTGAACATAATATATcgtttaattattaaaaaatattaaccaatatctttgaaataataattttcaaatattgTTTAATTACAAGTAATTAATATTGTCATTATTTACACTGTGTTAATATTCCAAAAAATGTattgatataaattttaaaaaattgaaggaTTAAATTGATAATTAAGTATTTACAGAGACAAAAATTGTACATTCATGAAAGTATAAGGGTAAAAAGTGGATTTATTAAGTTAAGAAATTattagtaaattttttttttaagttttccaAAATGAAACAATTTTAGTTCAGGTTGATTCAATTTAGAATAAAcgtttctaaaataaattattatttttaaataaccaCTTATTTGAGAAGTAGAtagcatttttttattaaaagaagtAAAAAACTATTCATTTAAGCAAATTAGATAAacacataaaattttataataataataatttaaaaattagtattaatattgtCCGTGTAAATAAGTAATGAATACTTTCacacttatatattaatatatcaacattttttaaatagaaataagaaaaataatactaatGCATTATAATAGTTTCACTCTAGGAAATAAAGAACAAAATGTGCAGTTTagtttttaatgaaattaaaattgtacCTTGACAAAATTATAAAGACTAAAACTAGATTTAAGTTTTTACAATTTCAGTTAAacattacatatttttaatcactataaaatattttaaattttaaattatgtaatttgctaaatagttaaataaagtattttaattccgaaattttttcttttaaaaaatatatatgataacAATGTAAAACTGAAAGTATatcacttttaaaaatataaaaaatttaaatttggatAGAGATTAAcggaataattaattatttatccaTATATAAAGCAATAATAATCATTAAAATAACAATGTAAAAATTATAGTAGATAATTTTTGATACAGATGCTAAATAGTTAAATAAACGTATTTTAATTcagaaattttttcttttaaaaaatatatatatgataacaATGTAAAAATGAAAGTagataacttttaaaaatataaaaactttaaatttggATAGAGATTCAcggaataattaattttttatcaatatataaagCAGTAATAATCATTAAAATAACAATGTAAAAATTATAGTAGATAATTTTTGATACAGATTAActgaataattaattatttaaaaatacatatcTTTTGTGTCTCTTCTTACTCCTTTTATtcttatttctttatttgtccactttactttttattgttttgttcaattttaattaatatttttccaagaatgAGAAGAATAATTTACTAACTATTTAATagatatgaatatttttaaaattttgaaaatttaatacATCTAACACCTTTATTTTCATGGTATCATCtaagttattaaaataaagcTCCAAAAGAAATACTTAATTTgatatcaaattaatttgtatttttaacttTCTTTAATTAACTAATATTTTGTAATAACTAGTTCTCCAGAATAAGTAAataagatttaatttttttcataaaatatgctaattaaaaattatttaatattgtcCAATTAATCATTAAATTGTTTGAAATAATACTGGTCTTTCTAGTTTTGACACATTTTGTGCAAATCTGTACCTTatatgaagattttttttatttagaaaaatatgttatatatatatatatatgcttatattaatttatgtaatagatacttaatttttttcaaaaaaatactttgttaaaaatataatttgaaaatttactttgtttaactaaaatatgcacACCATTTATACTAACTACTTAGATAAAGAAAGAAGACTAAATTATtggatttaaatttaatttattaaaggaataattacattaaactatttaaaataaaaagtagaaAGATCATGCGAGTAAAATGAGCAtaagatattaataaaaattatatttcaattatatttataatataaagtttgagttatatgttaaaattaaaaaaatatagtaataaaatcagaatatAAGTGAAcaaaaattagaagaaaatcATGTGTACAAATTAGCTTCACAACCTCttagttatttaattaaaatctaaatatgacctattattttaaaatgtataagcATTTCgaattttcaaattattaaatatttaatttttctttaatgttttccttttattaattaaaaataaacaatttatttatcaaGAATTTATTAATTACCTTAAAAAAGCTTAAATtccaaaatgttttaaatgtgcAGCCTttctgttattttattttatgcttAAAAAGTAATTAAGAGAATAGTTAgtcttttctttaaaaataaaataaaatatatatatatatatataatttatagtcTTAATCTTAATACataaaaatagatatttttaaataagtgtgaaaaacaaaaagaatactAAAAGATTGAGttgaattatgttttaattttttttttgatagTTTGTTCGTAAGTATCATCTAAATACGTGACAAACAATAAGTTGGTTTCCTTAGTCACATAAACGGTTAAAGATTGAAAACTTCTTCTTTAGGTTAGTGCTACAAATATAACATGAAATATAACAACATAATAAAGGGAAGAAATTACtaatgtttgattttttcaCTAGCAAACTAATCTTGTAAGATAGAAGAGTATTCTTTTGACACGCAGTCACTCCATGCTTATATGTATGAGTAttgtttgacaacaagtcactAATTGCTAACACGAGTATTCTTTTATAATAAGTGACTCTTAGCTAACACGCGtactttttttaaacaaatcaCTCCTGACTTAGgacaaaaaaaattgtctaGATTGTGATAACAAAAGTTACCTATCAGGGATGGGTTACTTACAAGGTTAAACAATCTACTAGTTTGCTAAATGAACACAACAATGTTCTTACAAAGTTATTTAAGGCACAAAAAGATGTTGACAACATTTTAGCACTTTTGCAAATCaaactttcttttattttcttgatgACTTTATATAGGCATAGAAGAAAATATTCGTTGCAAATATTTGTCTGGCCGTTGAGCAAGTTGAACTTTTTCCTTGCGATGAGCTAGCACATAAAAtatgcattaaatgtttttccatGAATGAATTAAATGTCCTTTTGTTCTTTAAGGAACATCATGGTAGCTAGATCTATCTATCTCTCCTTGAAAAAAAAAGCATTTATTTAAACTTGTGTAAAAGATAAAGTCATACGAAACATACAAACTTCTCCAAGTCATAGTATGAAGCATACAAAATTCTCCACGTCATAGTGTAAAGGATATACTTTTTCAAATTTGACAAAGCTAGTTCTAGGGGTTAGgtgaaacaaaaacaactttaGCTCGAGTTTCAAAAAGATTGTTGATTGTAACAAAAGATTCAAGTGAATCGTTTTAGTTAGAAATAGGGAATGAACATTCATTGCAACATATAATAAACATATAGATAATCATGAAGTGTACGATGTTAGCTAAGAGATTATGTGCATATAACCTAATCATCAACAAATGCTTATTAGACGTAAAGTAAGAAAACCTAGTGTTATATCGTTTGATAGACAAAACATTCACATCTTCCATGATTTATTATTTTAGGAGAAACTATCATCTTATAAACAAAGATTGACCATGTTTTATGCTTTGTTGTTTttagaacaaaataaaaactatgGGTGTTTGACTTTTCCTTAACAATCTTCCCCTCTATGATGGTggtgtttaaaaaaaattaaacctaGTGTTTTCAAAACACAAGGTTTAACAAATCAAATgtttgcaaaaaaaataaattcaacacaaacaaaatcagatgtatataaatattaaagtgCGAGTTTGATGGGTGGTTAAACTATTAAATCTAAACTGAATTCTCTAGGtagataatattaataagatATAATATTGTTAATTGAATTCTGTCTTTTAGAAGTTTTATCTTCAACACACCCTTACTTTTTGTAATATCTAAGGAAAAAAGGAATAATAATGGAAGACAAATCTAAATGTTTA
This region includes:
- the LOC137837113 gene encoding transcription factor MYB56-like, with the protein product MSDSLHFRNGGCGFSAEMNVFPSPPVTVIGLHSFNILGVMGHVEGKKSESSDIPFQILNPSVIHASQEGEASFGVEAMSLSLKPGEELEADSYSATGKIRHTKLCARGHWRPAEDVKLKELVAQFGAQNWNSIAEHLPGRSGKSCRLRWFNQLDPRINRKAFSEEEEERLLNAHKVYGNKWAMISRLFPGRTDNAVKNHWHVIMARRQREKSCVYKRRKPTFQILPPKDLDLTLPMNGSSESTISSTIIDESASTGTNLSFTPSSAKPTPLPFHNPCPVQNLQAFGALMDLSGESRTTARNGSFNKHIGAWKGSCEAGHMGRLMGVDQSHCSDSNSSEISVSESVATNKITNLSMYEKSDNRPNMLFIDFLGVGAT